A genomic segment from Daphnia pulex isolate KAP4 chromosome 5, ASM2113471v1 encodes:
- the LOC124194780 gene encoding WD repeat domain phosphoinositide-interacting protein 2-like isoform X1, translating to MSQIRQENDSGTGGFFVNFNQDSTSLAVGTKVCYRLFSLSSVDRLDLIYESTSELDEDACLVERLFSSSLVAVVSLSSPRKLKVCHFKKGTEICNYSYSNTILAVKLNRARLVVCLEESLYIHNIRDMKVLHTIRDTPSNPQGLCALSPNSNEHCYLAYPGSATIGEVQIFDAYNLQAKTMIPAHDSPLAAIAFSITGTLIATASEKGTVIRIFRVDDGARLHEFRRGVKRCATIYSLAFSADSQYLAASSNTETVHIFKLEDPQRPGSSSEEPQGWMGYLSKAVSVSASYLPTQVADVFSQGRAFATVHLPFQGIRNVCSLATIQKVMRLLIASAEGYVYVYEVNPVEGGDCTLLKQHRLDGLIENGTENSHSDGYSGAHGKAKLDAAGSYALIVRGRPFSQMTADCLPGWGSSFLPLLVHCLHSLISDSEKFHDMERATETPPANPLRLDDEGEFPPMTQKLD from the exons ATGAGTCAAATCCGACAAGAAAATGACTCCGGAACAGGAGGTTTTTTCGTCAACTTTAATCAAGATTCCAC GTCATTGGCTGTGGGAACAAAAGTCTGTTACAGGCTATTCTCCCTATCTTCTGTTGATCGTTTAGACCTTATTTATGAAAGCACCAGCGAGTTAGATGAAGATGCATGTCTTGTTGAAAGACTATTTTCTAGCAGTCTTGTTGCAGTAGTCAGCTTATCCTCTCCACGGAAACTGAAGGTTTGCCACttcaaaaaaggaacagaGATCTGCAATTACTCATATTCCAATACTATTTTGGCTGTAAAACTCAATCGAGCT AGACTTGTAGTATGTTTAGAAGAATCACTCTACATACATAACATAAGGGATATGAAAGTGTTACACACCATTCGTGACACTCCTTCAAACCCCCAAGGTTTGTGTGCTTTATCCCCCAACTCCAATGAGCATTGCTACCTAGCCTATCCTGGATCTGCAACTATTGGAgaagttcaaatttttgatGCCTATAACTTg CAAGCCAAGACAATGATTCCAGCTCATGATTCTCCATTGGCTGCAATTGCGTTTAGCATTACTGGAACGTTGATTGCCACTGCCTCGGAAAAAGGGACTGTAATACGGATCTTTAGGGTTGATGATGGCGCTCGTCTTCATGAATTTAGGAGAGGAGTGAAACGCTGTGCCACTATCTACAGTTTGGCTTTTAGCGCTGATTCGCAATACCTAGCTGCCTCATCAAATACCGAAACGGTTCACATCTTTAAATTAGAAGATCC TCAACGTCCTGGATCTTCTAGTGAAGAGCCCCAAGGGTGGATGGGTTACCTTTCTAAGGCAGTGTCGGTATCTGCAAGCTACCTACCAACTCAGGTGGCTGATGTTTTCAGTCAAGGTAGAGCCTTTGCTACAGTCCACCTCCCATTCCAAGGCATTCGAAATGTCTGTTCCCTCGCAAC gATTCAAAAAGTCATGCGTTTGTTGATTGCTTCAGCGGAAGGCTACGTTTATGTGTATGAAGTAAACCCTGTCGAAGGAGGTGATTGCACATTGCTGAAACAACACag ATTGGACGGATTAATTGAAAACGGGACCGAAAATTCTCATTCTGACGGTTACAGCGGAGCCCATGGAAAAGCAAAACTGGATGCAGCAG GTAGCTACGCGCTCATTGTCAGGGGACGACCATTCTCTCAGATGACAG CTGATTGCCTACCAGGTTGGGGCTCATCGTTTCTCCCTTTATTGGTCCACTGTTTACACTCCCTTATCTCTG ATTCTGAAAAGTTCCACGATATGGAGCGCGCCACGGAAACTCCACCAGCTAATCCTCTTCGCTTGGATGACGAAGGAGAATTTCCGCCCATGACTCAAAAACTGGATTGA
- the LOC124194780 gene encoding WD repeat domain phosphoinositide-interacting protein 2-like isoform X2: MSQIRQENDSGTGGFFVNFNQDSTSLAVGTKVCYRLFSLSSVDRLDLIYESTSELDEDACLVERLFSSSLVAVVSLSSPRKLKVCHFKKGTEICNYSYSNTILAVKLNRARLVVCLEESLYIHNIRDMKVLHTIRDTPSNPQGLCALSPNSNEHCYLAYPGSATIGEVQIFDAYNLQAKTMIPAHDSPLAAIAFSITGTLIATASEKGTVIRIFRVDDGARLHEFRRGVKRCATIYSLAFSADSQYLAASSNTETVHIFKLEDPQRPGSSSEEPQGWMGYLSKAVSVSASYLPTQVADVFSQGRAFATVHLPFQGIRNVCSLATIQKVMRLLIASAEGYVYVYEVNPVEGGDCTLLKQHRLDGLIENGTENSHSDGYSGAHGKAKLDAAGSYALIVRGRPFSQMTADCLPDSEKFHDMERATETPPANPLRLDDEGEFPPMTQKLD; encoded by the exons ATGAGTCAAATCCGACAAGAAAATGACTCCGGAACAGGAGGTTTTTTCGTCAACTTTAATCAAGATTCCAC GTCATTGGCTGTGGGAACAAAAGTCTGTTACAGGCTATTCTCCCTATCTTCTGTTGATCGTTTAGACCTTATTTATGAAAGCACCAGCGAGTTAGATGAAGATGCATGTCTTGTTGAAAGACTATTTTCTAGCAGTCTTGTTGCAGTAGTCAGCTTATCCTCTCCACGGAAACTGAAGGTTTGCCACttcaaaaaaggaacagaGATCTGCAATTACTCATATTCCAATACTATTTTGGCTGTAAAACTCAATCGAGCT AGACTTGTAGTATGTTTAGAAGAATCACTCTACATACATAACATAAGGGATATGAAAGTGTTACACACCATTCGTGACACTCCTTCAAACCCCCAAGGTTTGTGTGCTTTATCCCCCAACTCCAATGAGCATTGCTACCTAGCCTATCCTGGATCTGCAACTATTGGAgaagttcaaatttttgatGCCTATAACTTg CAAGCCAAGACAATGATTCCAGCTCATGATTCTCCATTGGCTGCAATTGCGTTTAGCATTACTGGAACGTTGATTGCCACTGCCTCGGAAAAAGGGACTGTAATACGGATCTTTAGGGTTGATGATGGCGCTCGTCTTCATGAATTTAGGAGAGGAGTGAAACGCTGTGCCACTATCTACAGTTTGGCTTTTAGCGCTGATTCGCAATACCTAGCTGCCTCATCAAATACCGAAACGGTTCACATCTTTAAATTAGAAGATCC TCAACGTCCTGGATCTTCTAGTGAAGAGCCCCAAGGGTGGATGGGTTACCTTTCTAAGGCAGTGTCGGTATCTGCAAGCTACCTACCAACTCAGGTGGCTGATGTTTTCAGTCAAGGTAGAGCCTTTGCTACAGTCCACCTCCCATTCCAAGGCATTCGAAATGTCTGTTCCCTCGCAAC gATTCAAAAAGTCATGCGTTTGTTGATTGCTTCAGCGGAAGGCTACGTTTATGTGTATGAAGTAAACCCTGTCGAAGGAGGTGATTGCACATTGCTGAAACAACACag ATTGGACGGATTAATTGAAAACGGGACCGAAAATTCTCATTCTGACGGTTACAGCGGAGCCCATGGAAAAGCAAAACTGGATGCAGCAG GTAGCTACGCGCTCATTGTCAGGGGACGACCATTCTCTCAGATGACAG CTGATTGCCTACCAG ATTCTGAAAAGTTCCACGATATGGAGCGCGCCACGGAAACTCCACCAGCTAATCCTCTTCGCTTGGATGACGAAGGAGAATTTCCGCCCATGACTCAAAAACTGGATTGA
- the LOC124194780 gene encoding WD repeat domain phosphoinositide-interacting protein 2-like isoform X4, protein MSQIRQENDSGTGGFFVNFNQDSTSLAVGTKVCYRLFSLSSVDRLDLIYESTSELDEDACLVERLFSSSLVAVVSLSSPRKLKVCHFKKGTEICNYSYSNTILAVKLNRARLVVCLEESLYIHNIRDMKVLHTIRDTPSNPQGLCALSPNSNEHCYLAYPGSATIGEVQIFDAYNLQAKTMIPAHDSPLAAIAFSITGTLIATASEKGTVIRIFRVDDGARLHEFRRGVKRCATIYSLAFSADSQYLAASSNTETVHIFKLEDPQRPGSSSEEPQGWMGYLSKAVSVSASYLPTQVADVFSQGRAFATVHLPFQGIRNVCSLATIQKVMRLLIASAEGYVYVYEVNPVEGGDCTLLKQHRLDGLIENGTENSHSDGYSGAHGKAKLDAADSEKFHDMERATETPPANPLRLDDEGEFPPMTQKLD, encoded by the exons ATGAGTCAAATCCGACAAGAAAATGACTCCGGAACAGGAGGTTTTTTCGTCAACTTTAATCAAGATTCCAC GTCATTGGCTGTGGGAACAAAAGTCTGTTACAGGCTATTCTCCCTATCTTCTGTTGATCGTTTAGACCTTATTTATGAAAGCACCAGCGAGTTAGATGAAGATGCATGTCTTGTTGAAAGACTATTTTCTAGCAGTCTTGTTGCAGTAGTCAGCTTATCCTCTCCACGGAAACTGAAGGTTTGCCACttcaaaaaaggaacagaGATCTGCAATTACTCATATTCCAATACTATTTTGGCTGTAAAACTCAATCGAGCT AGACTTGTAGTATGTTTAGAAGAATCACTCTACATACATAACATAAGGGATATGAAAGTGTTACACACCATTCGTGACACTCCTTCAAACCCCCAAGGTTTGTGTGCTTTATCCCCCAACTCCAATGAGCATTGCTACCTAGCCTATCCTGGATCTGCAACTATTGGAgaagttcaaatttttgatGCCTATAACTTg CAAGCCAAGACAATGATTCCAGCTCATGATTCTCCATTGGCTGCAATTGCGTTTAGCATTACTGGAACGTTGATTGCCACTGCCTCGGAAAAAGGGACTGTAATACGGATCTTTAGGGTTGATGATGGCGCTCGTCTTCATGAATTTAGGAGAGGAGTGAAACGCTGTGCCACTATCTACAGTTTGGCTTTTAGCGCTGATTCGCAATACCTAGCTGCCTCATCAAATACCGAAACGGTTCACATCTTTAAATTAGAAGATCC TCAACGTCCTGGATCTTCTAGTGAAGAGCCCCAAGGGTGGATGGGTTACCTTTCTAAGGCAGTGTCGGTATCTGCAAGCTACCTACCAACTCAGGTGGCTGATGTTTTCAGTCAAGGTAGAGCCTTTGCTACAGTCCACCTCCCATTCCAAGGCATTCGAAATGTCTGTTCCCTCGCAAC gATTCAAAAAGTCATGCGTTTGTTGATTGCTTCAGCGGAAGGCTACGTTTATGTGTATGAAGTAAACCCTGTCGAAGGAGGTGATTGCACATTGCTGAAACAACACag ATTGGACGGATTAATTGAAAACGGGACCGAAAATTCTCATTCTGACGGTTACAGCGGAGCCCATGGAAAAGCAAAACTGGATGCAGCAG ATTCTGAAAAGTTCCACGATATGGAGCGCGCCACGGAAACTCCACCAGCTAATCCTCTTCGCTTGGATGACGAAGGAGAATTTCCGCCCATGACTCAAAAACTGGATTGA
- the LOC124194780 gene encoding WD repeat domain phosphoinositide-interacting protein 2-like isoform X3, with the protein MSQIRQENDSGTGGFFVNFNQDSTSLAVGTKVCYRLFSLSSVDRLDLIYESTSELDEDACLVERLFSSSLVAVVSLSSPRKLKVCHFKKGTEICNYSYSNTILAVKLNRARLVVCLEESLYIHNIRDMKVLHTIRDTPSNPQGLCALSPNSNEHCYLAYPGSATIGEVQIFDAYNLQAKTMIPAHDSPLAAIAFSITGTLIATASEKGTVIRIFRVDDGARLHEFRRGVKRCATIYSLAFSADSQYLAASSNTETVHIFKLEDPQRPGSSSEEPQGWMGYLSKAVSVSASYLPTQVADVFSQGRAFATVHLPFQGIRNVCSLATIQKVMRLLIASAEGYVYVYEVNPVEGGDCTLLKQHRLDGLIENGTENSHSDGYSGAHGKAKLDAAGSYALIVRGRPFSQMTDSEKFHDMERATETPPANPLRLDDEGEFPPMTQKLD; encoded by the exons ATGAGTCAAATCCGACAAGAAAATGACTCCGGAACAGGAGGTTTTTTCGTCAACTTTAATCAAGATTCCAC GTCATTGGCTGTGGGAACAAAAGTCTGTTACAGGCTATTCTCCCTATCTTCTGTTGATCGTTTAGACCTTATTTATGAAAGCACCAGCGAGTTAGATGAAGATGCATGTCTTGTTGAAAGACTATTTTCTAGCAGTCTTGTTGCAGTAGTCAGCTTATCCTCTCCACGGAAACTGAAGGTTTGCCACttcaaaaaaggaacagaGATCTGCAATTACTCATATTCCAATACTATTTTGGCTGTAAAACTCAATCGAGCT AGACTTGTAGTATGTTTAGAAGAATCACTCTACATACATAACATAAGGGATATGAAAGTGTTACACACCATTCGTGACACTCCTTCAAACCCCCAAGGTTTGTGTGCTTTATCCCCCAACTCCAATGAGCATTGCTACCTAGCCTATCCTGGATCTGCAACTATTGGAgaagttcaaatttttgatGCCTATAACTTg CAAGCCAAGACAATGATTCCAGCTCATGATTCTCCATTGGCTGCAATTGCGTTTAGCATTACTGGAACGTTGATTGCCACTGCCTCGGAAAAAGGGACTGTAATACGGATCTTTAGGGTTGATGATGGCGCTCGTCTTCATGAATTTAGGAGAGGAGTGAAACGCTGTGCCACTATCTACAGTTTGGCTTTTAGCGCTGATTCGCAATACCTAGCTGCCTCATCAAATACCGAAACGGTTCACATCTTTAAATTAGAAGATCC TCAACGTCCTGGATCTTCTAGTGAAGAGCCCCAAGGGTGGATGGGTTACCTTTCTAAGGCAGTGTCGGTATCTGCAAGCTACCTACCAACTCAGGTGGCTGATGTTTTCAGTCAAGGTAGAGCCTTTGCTACAGTCCACCTCCCATTCCAAGGCATTCGAAATGTCTGTTCCCTCGCAAC gATTCAAAAAGTCATGCGTTTGTTGATTGCTTCAGCGGAAGGCTACGTTTATGTGTATGAAGTAAACCCTGTCGAAGGAGGTGATTGCACATTGCTGAAACAACACag ATTGGACGGATTAATTGAAAACGGGACCGAAAATTCTCATTCTGACGGTTACAGCGGAGCCCATGGAAAAGCAAAACTGGATGCAGCAG GTAGCTACGCGCTCATTGTCAGGGGACGACCATTCTCTCAGATGACAG ATTCTGAAAAGTTCCACGATATGGAGCGCGCCACGGAAACTCCACCAGCTAATCCTCTTCGCTTGGATGACGAAGGAGAATTTCCGCCCATGACTCAAAAACTGGATTGA